The nucleotide sequence CGATTCAAGTGGAAGTTGATCAAGCGATTGCCCATACAAAGGAAGGAACAGAAGAAACTGCGAAAGGCTTAGAAATTGTTTCAAAGACGAGTCACTCATTTGAAAACATTAAATCACTATTTGATTCAGTTGCCCTACAAATCAGGCAAGTGTCAGAAGCTTCACAGCACCTTTCAAGCGGATCGATGCAAATCACATCAGCAATTGAGGAAATTCGTGATGTTTCAGAACAAAATTCAGCTAACATTCAAACCGTTTCTGCTTCAACAGAAGAACAGTTAGCTTCAATGGAAGAGATTGCTGCAAGTGCAGATAATTTATCGAAAATGGCCGAAGAATTGCAACAGGCTGTTTACCAGTTTAAGTTTGATAAAGAGTGATTGTTTGTTTTAGGAAAATAACAATTTTATGTCAAACGTTACATTTACCCCTTGGCTAAAGCCAGGGGGTTTTTCGTTTGTTATAATTATGAAACTAAGGTGGATATAGTAATAATCATGTTCGTTTTCGGTGAATGAGTAGAGGTAGAGACGTGAAGGTTAGAGATAGGAAAGGAAGCGTGTGAGGATACCATGAAGGTTTTATCATTATTATTAGCATTCCAATTAGCGGTCGGAAATACAGGTGACACACCAGCACCAACTCATACAAATACATATGAATTGCCACAGATGGAGCATTGGGGACTTAAGGTAAGTAAGATTAAGGAAGCTCACGAGCGAGGCTACAGTGGAAAAGGAGTGAAGATTGCGGTAGTCGATACAGGAATTGACCGCTCGCACCCTGACATTGATCTCTCGGGCGGTGCTTCTTTCGTTGATTATACGGCTGATTATCAAGATGACCAAGGGCACGGTACATATGTGGCTGGATTAATTGCGGCGAATCATAATGATATTGGTGTATTAGGTATTGCACCTGATGCAGAAATTTACGGACTGAAGGCAAATGACAGCCAGCGAAAAGGTCCGATTGCAAACTTTGTCAACGCCGTGAATTGGGCGATTGAACATAATATGGATATTATTCATTTTAGCTGGAGCACAGATGAATACAGCTCTGAGTTAGAGGCAGCGCTGAAACGAGCGTACAAACATAATATCTTAATTGTCGGTTCAGCAGGCAACACACAAAGCGGCGTGCGTTATCCCGCAAAATTCCCGTATGTCATAGCAGTCTCAGCAATCGCCCCAAACCTGCAAAAAGCAGGCTTCTCAAACTTCGGGCCAGAAATTGAGTTCACAGCTCCAGGCACAGGCATGTACAGCTTAAATACGAATCAATCCTATGCAAGAACGAGTGGCACGTCATTAGCTGCGCCGCATGTGACAGGCATTTTAGCCTTAATGAAAGAAGCGTATCCTGAGAAGACGAATATGGAACTGCGGGCAATGCTTCAGGCGCATGCAAAGGATATTGGTGAAGAAGGCAGAGACGACCTGTACGGTTACGGTATTGTGCAAGCGCCGTTAGCCATCCTGCCAAAGAAAGCACCACTGCAAAGAAGCAAGCCTGTCAGACAAATTGAAGTGTTTGATTGGAATATGAAGCAGCACTATGGTAAAAAACTAACCGTCGTGGCGCAGAACAAAGATGAATATACCGTTCTTCCACCTGGCTATACAAAACCGATAAAAATGAAACCGAATAACATTACATTTACAAGCGTTCAAGTGGTTGAGCTTTCAAAAAAACAGACAATCTACGACAAACCAAACGGACGAGCAATCGCCGCAATAGGTCCGCAAAAGCTTTCTGCCTTTCAAAAAAAAGGTGACTGGTATGAGGTTGAAACATGGATCGGAAAGAAATGGATAAAGTTATCATAGACAGCCTAATCGGTTGTCTTTTTTTGTGGAAAAAGGGCGGAGCTACACACGAATGGTAGCTAAACATCTATATTGAAGCAAGCTTAGTTGTGCTTAAAGAGGTTGCAGGATTTTTGCTTGCTATATCGAAAAGAGTAAATACCCCTTTTATTTCCACACTACGCTTCACTTCATTTCCTCACGAGAAGCGATGATTTTTCCGAATTTGTTGTATAATAAGAGAAAGGAGAAGTTGTTTATTGACAACTGTATATCAAGATCATGACCGTTGGTTTAAGGAACTGTTAGGCACGTTTTTTGAAGAGTTCTTCGCTGCGTTCTTTCCGCATGTGTCAGAGGCCGTTGACTTTGAAGCGACCACATTTCTGTCGGAGGAATTGTTTACGGACATTTTAGAAGGAGAAAAGCGCCGTGTAGACTTACTGGCAAAGGTGCGCCTGCGTCAGGATGAGGCAATTGTGATTATTCATGTTGAGCCGCAAAGCTATAAGCAGGAGGCCTTTAATGAGCGGATGTTTGTGTATTTCAGCCGTTTGTACGAAAAGCACCGCAAGCCGATTCTGCCTGTTGCTGTGTTCAGCTATGATGAGAATTACGAAGAGCGGGATACGTTTGAGGTCATCTTTCCGTTTAAAGAGGTGCTGCGCTTTGCTTTTGACAAGCTCGAGCTGCGAAAGCTTAATTGGCGTGACTACTTGAAAGCCCCCAACCCAGCCGCTGCGGCATTGCTTAGTAAAATGAACTACAGTAAGGCTGAACGCGTTCAAGTGAAGAAAGAATTCCTGCGCATGCTTGTTAAAATGGAGCTGGATGACGCAAGAATGACCCTTATTACAGGCTTTTTCGAGCGATATTTGAAGCTCAATCCGCAAGAAGAAACCGAGCTTCAAACCGAAATCACCACCTTACCCGAAGAAGAGGAGGAAGCTGTTATGAAGATAGAAACATCTTGGCATAAGAAAGGAAGAGAGGAAGGGATACAGGAAGGCAGACAGGAAGGAAGACAAGAAGGAAGACAAGAAGGATTGCGAGAAGGTTTGCAGGAAGGAAAGCAAGAAGGGCTGCGAGAAGGAATACAGGCAGTAGCGCGGAAGATGTTGCAAGAAGGTTTCGTTGTTGAGCAGATTATGAAGATAACAGATCTGTCAGAGGAAGAGATTGAAAAGCTTAAGGAGGAATAGCGTCTAGAGGGAGGAAGCTGTTATGAAGATAGAAACATCTTGGCATAAGAAAGGGAGAGAGGAAGGCAGACAGGAAGGAATACAGGAAGGAAGGCAAGAAGGATTGCGAGAAGTAAAGAAAGAAGTAGCGCGGAAGATGTTGCAAGAAGGATTTGCTGTTGAGCAGATTATGAAGATAACAGACCTGTCAGAAGAGGAAGTTGCGAAGCTTAAGGGGGAGTAACGTTTTAAGCTAGTATAAGATGTGGATGATAGGGGGGACGCTTGGGCGATAAGACGCTCAAGCGTTTTTATTTTGCTTTGTTGGGGACAAGGTTCTTCGAATGAGTTCGAAGGATTAAAAAAAGAAATCTAACTATTTTTCGACAATATTTTGACCTCAGCAAAAAATGGTATCGAAAAATGTCATAATCTGATTGGATTTTGTGCTGTTCAATAGTACATTATTAGTAGCACTGAAGGGGAGTTTTGTTATGAATATTTTGATTACTGGCGCAACAGGCTTTGTAGGGACGCGCTTAACGAAAGAATTACTAGAAAAAGGGCACAGCGTGTATGCGTTAGTCCGCACGGAACGTAAAGAGAAAGCGCTTTATTCAAAAATACCTGAGCATCTGCAAGACAGCCTTCACACACTTCGAGGTGATATTTCAACATCGATGCTAGGTATTCCAGCACAACAACTACAACAATTAACGTGGAAAATCGATACGGTTTACCACGCGGCAGCATATTTGTCTTTTGATGAAAGTGAACGAGAGAAGACGTTTCAAATAAATGTAGGCGGCACAAAAAATGTGCTAGAGTTTGCAAGTCAGATTAACGTGAAGAACTTCTTCCATGTGAGTACAGCTTATACGCTCGGAAAACAACTATATGGCAAAGAAGAGTTGCATTCAGTAGAAAATGAGTTTGTGAACACGTATGAAGAAAGTAAATGCCACGCAGAGCATTTGCTGTTTGAATATAGCGATCGATTTAACATTAGTATCTTCAGACCAGCGATTATTATTGGAGATTCGAAAACAGGTGAAGCGGAGTCGAACTTTGCTTTATATGGCGTCTTGCGGAGCTTCTCCTTATTGAAAAAGCGGATGAAGCGAAACAAAGAACTATTCCAGAAGAAGATTAAATTCATGTGCAACCAGCATACACATTCAAACTTTGTACCAGTTGATTATGTAACGAAAGTGTTAGCCGCAGGTGTGATGCATGCTGAACACGGAAAAATCTATCACATTACGAATTCGAACCCGCCTTCACATAAGCTTGTCTTCGAATTAACGAAGGAAGCATTAAATTTGCAAAATGTCGAGATCGTGCCTGTCAATTATCAAGGTGTATTAAGCAAGATGGACAAGTTCTTAAACCAAGCAGCACAAGTCTTCCACCCTTATATGGAGAAGTCCGTAAAGTTCGAAGACACAAATACAAAAGCATTGCTACATGAAGCGAGTGAGCAGCCTCTAGAGATGGATACGGCCATGCTGCGCAATATTATCTTCGCCTTCAACAAGCCAATAAATGCATAAGGAGTCATGCGATGAGCGTTTATTATGAAATACATCAAAGTCACCCCAGCCATGAATGGATTTGTTTCTTTCACGGGTTAGGGGGAAGTCATCGAATGTTCTCGAAGCAAATTGAATCGTTTCGTGATCAGTATAATTTGCTGCTGTTTGACTTGCCTGGTCATGGTGCTTCTGAAGGGCAGGCGGAGTATTCACCTGTTACGTTGGCGTCAACGGTTTTGACGTTAATGAACAAGCTGAATATTAAGAAGGCGCATTTATTAGGTGTGTCACTAGGGACGATGGTTATTCAAGAAATCTGCTATGCGGCACCAGAGCGTGTGCTTTCAGTTATCAATGGAGGTACCGCTGTTTCATTAAGGCGATGGGGTAAAATACTGAGTAAGCTTGTATTTGCACCTTTCTCCAAAGTGGTCATTCCCTATCTATGGAACTATAAAACACTTGCGTATCTGCTAATGCCGAAAAACAACCATAAGCGAAGCCGTCATTTCTTCATTCAAGAAGCAAAAAAGATGAACAAAGAGGATTACTTCAAATGGTGTGACTTTCTTTTGCAGTTTGTTGTCCGTTATAAGAAAATGTACAAAGAATTTCAATTCCATATTCCACAGCTTCATATTATGGGCTCTGAAGACCATATGTTTCTAAAAGGTGTGCGGCGATACTTTCATGAAAAAGACATACGCATTATTGAAAAGTGCGGGCATGTCTGCAATATCGAGAAGCATAAAGAATTCAACCGCCATGTGCTGGAATTTCTGAAAGAGCAGCACGAGAAGAAGAGTAAACTTCTAACAAAAGTAAATTAAATGTGATGAGAGAAGGGAGATGCCTTCTCTTTTTTATTATCAACAGAAAATCCTAGAGCCAGTCCTACGTGGAGCTGGCTCTCATTCGAATTATTCGTTTCGAAAATGTTCATTCATCGCCCTAGCGGTGAAAACAGCAAATTGAGCTCTTGTGACAGCTGCGTCTGGCTTGAACGTACCGTCTGGGAAGCCAGTCGTGATACCATTTGCTGCAAGCTTTGCAACAGCAGCGTTCGATGGTGACACATCAGAGAAAGAATAGCCCTTACCTTCCTCCAGCTGAAACCCATCAGCAAGAATCTCAGCCATTACTTTACGTGTGAGCGGTTCATCCGGATTGTTCGTTAAACTTTCTTGTATTACGATTTCCTTTGCTTTGTCGCTATGATTCAATACGCGTGTCAGCATAATAATTGCTTGAGCATTTGTGATTTCCAGGTTTGGCTTGAAAGAACCATCAGGATAACCGGCGATAATCTCACGGTTAGCTAAATAATCGATTTCATCATAGGCCCAGAAATCAGCTGTGATGTCCTTGAATGACTGCTGCTGTTCAATGCTGAATGTTTTCGTAACCATCCCATTTTGCTCTGGAACATTTAAGAAAAGCTTGATGGAATAGCTGCCAGGCTTCAAGTCTTTAAGAAGAAATTCACGGTTGATTTCTTCAGCCTGCTTTAACGTGATCGTTTCGATAGCCTGTGTGGTCATAACTTCGTTTGAATACTGAGAGATGACCTCTCCTTCTGAATTGGAAAGGATATAGTCAACTTTTAAGCCGTTATGAAATGTGAAATCAAGCTCATATGGTGTTTGGTTTTTCGCTGTGTAGCTTACCTTTACTGTGCCGTCTTCGTTTATTGTGATGTCCGCATTTCCTCCTAATTCACCAGCAACAATACCACTCTCCCTTTTCTCTTCTGAATAGTTGCTTTCTCCTTCTGATGCCACGGCAATGTCACCTCCACTGTACAGAAAAAGCCCTGCCGCAAGCGAGCCCCATATTAAATACTTCCTCTTCATTCTGCGCCCCTCCTATTCTTTAACTATAAAAGATAGACGCTGTTTCGAGATAGAAGGTTTCGCAAATTTTTCCTCTAACTGACTTCTTCTGTGGAAAGGGGTGCTTCGTTTAAACCTAATTGACTGACGACAGTATGCTTGATTTGCTCGATTAATGCAGGGGAATAGAGCCCAATCACACTTTCATAGCGAGAGAAGCGGAAGTTATAGACAGAAACATTTTTCACCGTAAAATTACTAGGATCAAGCTCGATTAAGAAATAGCGACAATACAAGGGTTCGAGTGTATTCAAATAAGTGATCACAAGAGTGTGCTGATTGCTCTTCAGCTTGATGTCATTTATGTATAAGAGTGGCTGCATCGTTTTCTCCTTAAGGTGGACTTTCTTTAGTTGTGTGGAGAATGTGGTTTGTTTATGCAGAAGCGGGTGGGGATGAAAGAGGTTTAATCGCTCTTGTGAAAAGGTACATTACCGATAAGATAACTACTCTTAACAAAGGAGCGATTAAATCTTGGATAAACCATTATATACAGCGAAAGCAACCGCAGTTGGAGGACGTAATGGGTCGGTGAAATCAGATGACGGTGTGGTTGATTACAACTTATCGATGCCGAAATCACTTGGCGGAGATGGCGACCCGAAAGCGACAAATCCTGAGCAGTTATTTGCGGCAGGCTACTCCGCATGCTTTGGCAGTGCACTTGAAATGGCAGCGAAGGAAGAAAAGAAAGACATTGATGCGCGTGTAACCGCAAACGTTAGCATTGGAAAAGATGAGGAAAGCTTCGGGATCAGCGTTGTGATGCATGTAGAAGTAAGTGGTGTGAAGATTGATGAAGCGAAGGAGCTTGTCGCACGCGCTCATGAAGTATGTCCATACTCCAAGGCAACACGCGGTAACATTGATGTGGAATTGAATACAGAATTGATGTAGCTGAAGAAGGCTGGTCCAAGTGAGGGCCAGCCTTTTCTATTGCTTTGAAGGCGAATAAACAAGCAATCTCTTTTCCTTTATATATATTGGTAGTAAAGGAGTGGATGATGTATGTTTATTCTGTTTGTTGACGTGAATAACAGGCGAATCAACGTTCCGCATATAGAAGAAGCGATTGAAAGATTAATAAAAGATGGAGATTTGGTAGTTGAAGGAAAACGATACAAGTATGAGAATCTTGTTATTCAGAACGACCTCTTAGTGATTACCTTGAGATAATTCATTTTTTTAGCTCCCTTATTTAGGCCCCCTTTTGAGCCATTCCTCCACTTTCGTTTTTATTTCATTTTTTAATTTCGAAGCATTTCCTGTCTCACTTAGTGCCTGCCGGGCATATTTCTTAGGAAACATTTCATTAATTGATTCCTTATAATAATCGCCATTCATCGGCTCTATATAGTCTATTACTTGATAGCTGTTTCCGTCCTTTTGTAGCTTAATGAGAAGCGGCATAGAGTGACCTGATTGAGCTTCTGCTTTTGTCTCTCGGTTAAATCCTTGATAGAGGGAGTAGAGGTAGACCGAAATAGTTCCGTTCTCTTCGCTTGCTCCATAGACCTTATGCGCCTCAAATTGCACGTCAGTAGAAGTGTATACGGATTGATTATATTCAAGAATATAAGAGCTGATCGTCTTGTCCATTTCGTTTGTAAACCTGTTTTCTGCCTGACACCCTGAAAGTATGACTACTGTAATCATTGCGAAGAAATAAAGCTTGTTCATAAAGTTCCTCCAAAATTTGTATTGAACATAGTATAGCATGAAAAAATCCGACCCTCCTATAAAAAGAAGAGTCGGATTTTCTTACTTACTTATTTATTTTCATAGCTTTCTTTCATTGTATAAACTTTTTGTCCTTTTGGCTCTGTCTTAAAGCGAGGGAAGCCGATTAGAATCGCAATAGCCCCGGAAATGGCAATTAGGATTGGGTAGAATGTGTATGGCAGGATGCTGACAGGTGAGAGTGATGCAAAGCTTGCTGCTGTCAGCATCTGTGCGCCATATGGAATTAAGCCTTGGACACTGCAAGAGAAGATATCAAGCACACTTGCAGATTTGCGGTTGTCAATTCCGTATTCGTCCGCAATGTTTTTCGCCAATGGTCCGGCTGTAATGATTGAAATGGTATTGTTTGCTGTTGAAAGGTTTGTTAAGCCGACAAGGCCTGCGATGCCGAACTCTGCACCTTTCTTTGTCTTAATATTGCGTGTCAGGCTGTTTAAGATAAATTGAATGCCGCCGTTATGTGTAATCAGCGCTACCATTCCGGCAATTGTCATCGACAATAGAATCAATTCCGACATGCCCGCAATACCTTCAGTAATCTTCGCAAAGAAGCTTGCAATTGTATAGCTTCCGTCAATCAGCCCGATGACTCCTGAAAGAAGTACACCTCCAGCTAAAATCGCCAGCACGTTAAAACCAAGCAACGCCGCAACGAGAACACTCAAGTATGGAAGCATCTTCACCCAGTTGTAGTCACCAGCTGTTACTTCTGATGTGTTCCCAAGTGTAATGGCAATTAAGACGATAACGGTAATCAGTGCTGCTGGTAAGACGATGAAGAAGTTTGTCTTGAACTTGTCCCGCATTTCCGTCTTCTGCGTCCGAACCGCCGCAATTGTTGTATCCGAAATAATTGATAGGTTATCACCGAACATCGCTCCACCGACAATCGCACCCATTACAAGCGCCATTGACAGGTCAGTTTGCTGGCTGATGCCGACACCGATTGGGCCCAGCGCCGCAATCGTTCCCATAGACGTTCCCATTGAAAGAGAAATGAAGCCTCCAATAATGAACAACCCTGCAATAAGCAGATTTTGCGGAAGAACAGTCAACGCAAGGTTTACCGTTGATTCCACCGCGCCCATTCCTTTCGCTGTTGCGGAAAATGCTCCGGCAAGCACGAAGATGAACACCATAATCATAATATCCGGGTTACCGGCACCTTTAGCGAATCGTTCTACCTTTGTCATTAAGGAATCTTGTCTATTCATCGCAAGTGCCACACCAGCCGCAATGATTACTGCAACTAAGATTGGCATCTTGTAGAAATCTCCTGTAATAATGCCTGAGCCGATAAATAAGCCCAAGAAGACTACGAGTGGCAACAATGCAAGCGCATTGCCTTTTGTTTGAGTCATAACTACATCTCTCCAATTTTAATAGAATAGTATTTTGTGCGGTGACGATATAGAAAAAATGAAGCGTTCCTCTTACCTAAGAGTGAAAAAAAGAGTTGAATATGCTGAGCACCAACTTTAATTAAAGAGGTGTGAGCGAAACTAAGCTCATTCATGGACCATGCTTTCTTCCGTAAAAGCTGAAAGCGTGGGTGAAACATCGCATTTAGCGTGAAGCTCCGCCCTTTTTCCACCAAGAAAAAGACCTCTTCCTATGCAAGAAGAGGTCTTATATGTCCATATATAAGAAACACTCTTCTCATCTTCCAGGCATTGCACCTGCTGGATTTGGCACAGCACTCGTCACACGAGTCCGCTGCCGAGACATCATCGGGCCAGTCCCTCAGTCTCTCTTGATAAGAAGATTTATTAAAATAATTTTTCTCTATGAGTCTGTTATACACTTTAAGATGTGCAAGGTGTTTTGTCAATGGAAATTTTATCTGTTTGGTTGGAATTTTTAAAAAGATGAAAATGACAGCGTTAACAAGTGGATGTTTTAAATAAAACGTTTTGTTGGTATGATGAAAAAAGGAAATGATTAGGGGGAGATGAACACATGCCAAAACATAACAAACTGGTCAGAGACAAAATTCTAGAAATAATCGAAGCCGCAGGAAAAGAAGCCAAATGGTCTATTCTCTCAGACGAAGAATACATCATAGAATTAAAAATGAAACTGCATGAAGAAGTAGCTGAATTTGAACAGGAAGAAGACACAGAAAAAGCAGTCGAAGAACTAGCCGACATCCTAGAAGTCGTCTTTGCTCTAAGCAATGCCTATGGTGCCGATGATAAAAGGTTGTTAGATATGATGAAAATCAAAGCCGCTGCACGTGGCGGGTTTGAGAAGAAGGTGTTTTTGGAAGAGGTAGAGGATGAATAAAGCAAGATGTTTTATATAAAAAGTTTTTATTAGAGGTACTTTATGCTAAATAAGGTTTGTTCTAGAATATTAAAGTTGGAAATTTTAAAAAAAGATATGAATACTAAGTTGCATCAGTTAATTCTAATTTTAAAGTAACTGTTTAAATTAAAATATATTTGCTGTGAAAAAGCACACCTCATTTTAATATGTTGAGGTGTGCTTTTTATAGTAACAAAACATTTTTGTTATGAAAGATGACGAATAATGTCGAAAGTATTTAAAAAAATACAATAGATGGTAAAATGTAGTTTAAAATACTCACTTTAATGTAACGAGTTAGTAAAAAGGTATCTGGGGTGGGGCATATAGTTACTCTGAAAGAAGTATTACATAGGGCTGAAGAGTGTATTCTGCAAGAAATATTGGGATCTCAAACAATAAGAATATTAACTACTTTGGATAGTAAATATCGTAGAAGTACGGAAATGAAATCTTTAATTTTTAAGTTGTATAAAGACGAAGAAATATTATTAAACAAAAACCTAAGAAATATAGTGATTGATTTATTAAAAGTTAATGAGGTGCAGCTGCTAGGAAACATTTTAGGCATAAAATTTGAGTGCTCCAATGATTTATATAAAAAGTTAAAAATAACAAATTTTAAAAGAGGATCATCTAACGAAGAAGTATTATTTAATTTTTTTAACATGTATCCACCTAAACAGCAGCAAGACAGTAATGAAAAAGAGGAGGAAAATAAAAATTTAATTGCTAATGGCCATTACAGTCTTTTTACTCACCAAAGGCTTGCGACATTAAAGGTCAAAAAGTTACTAAGTGAACGGCCGTATCGAGCTTTGTTACACATGCCTACTGGTGCTGGTAAAACCAGAACAGCTATGAATATAATTTGTGATTATCTAAGAAACAATGAAAAGTTTCTTATCGTTTGGTTAGCTGCGACGGAAGAATTATGTCAACAAGCTGCTGAAGAGTTTGAAAAAGCTTGGTCTTACTTAGGGGACAGAGAATTAAAGATACATAAATTTTGGGGCTCCAGAGAACTGAATATAGAAGATATTGATGAAGGTATAATAATTGCTGGTCTTCCTAAGATAGTTAGTGTAACAACAAGAAAAAACGGTGTTCAGTTTATTACTAAGCTTGCTAATAAATGTTCACTTATTGTTATAGATGAAGCACATCAAGCAATTGCAAGAA is from Bacillus tianshenii and encodes:
- a CDS encoding S8 family peptidase yields the protein MKVLSLLLAFQLAVGNTGDTPAPTHTNTYELPQMEHWGLKVSKIKEAHERGYSGKGVKIAVVDTGIDRSHPDIDLSGGASFVDYTADYQDDQGHGTYVAGLIAANHNDIGVLGIAPDAEIYGLKANDSQRKGPIANFVNAVNWAIEHNMDIIHFSWSTDEYSSELEAALKRAYKHNILIVGSAGNTQSGVRYPAKFPYVIAVSAIAPNLQKAGFSNFGPEIEFTAPGTGMYSLNTNQSYARTSGTSLAAPHVTGILALMKEAYPEKTNMELRAMLQAHAKDIGEEGRDDLYGYGIVQAPLAILPKKAPLQRSKPVRQIEVFDWNMKQHYGKKLTVVAQNKDEYTVLPPGYTKPIKMKPNNITFTSVQVVELSKKQTIYDKPNGRAIAAIGPQKLSAFQKKGDWYEVETWIGKKWIKLS
- a CDS encoding Rpn family recombination-promoting nuclease/putative transposase; amino-acid sequence: MTTVYQDHDRWFKELLGTFFEEFFAAFFPHVSEAVDFEATTFLSEELFTDILEGEKRRVDLLAKVRLRQDEAIVIIHVEPQSYKQEAFNERMFVYFSRLYEKHRKPILPVAVFSYDENYEERDTFEVIFPFKEVLRFAFDKLELRKLNWRDYLKAPNPAAAALLSKMNYSKAERVQVKKEFLRMLVKMELDDARMTLITGFFERYLKLNPQEETELQTEITTLPEEEEEAVMKIETSWHKKGREEGIQEGRQEGRQEGRQEGLREGLQEGKQEGLREGIQAVARKMLQEGFVVEQIMKITDLSEEEIEKLKEE
- a CDS encoding organic hydroperoxide resistance protein, with the protein product MDKPLYTAKATAVGGRNGSVKSDDGVVDYNLSMPKSLGGDGDPKATNPEQLFAAGYSACFGSALEMAAKEEKKDIDARVTANVSIGKDEESFGISVVMHVEVSGVKIDEAKELVARAHEVCPYSKATRGNIDVELNTELM
- a CDS encoding Na+/H+ antiporter NhaC family protein — encoded protein: MTQTKGNALALLPLVVFLGLFIGSGIITGDFYKMPILVAVIIAAGVALAMNRQDSLMTKVERFAKGAGNPDIMIMVFIFVLAGAFSATAKGMGAVESTVNLALTVLPQNLLIAGLFIIGGFISLSMGTSMGTIAALGPIGVGISQQTDLSMALVMGAIVGGAMFGDNLSIISDTTIAAVRTQKTEMRDKFKTNFFIVLPAALITVIVLIAITLGNTSEVTAGDYNWVKMLPYLSVLVAALLGFNVLAILAGGVLLSGVIGLIDGSYTIASFFAKITEGIAGMSELILLSMTIAGMVALITHNGGIQFILNSLTRNIKTKKGAEFGIAGLVGLTNLSTANNTISIITAGPLAKNIADEYGIDNRKSASVLDIFSCSVQGLIPYGAQMLTAASFASLSPVSILPYTFYPILIAISGAIAILIGFPRFKTEPKGQKVYTMKESYENK
- a CDS encoding Rpn family recombination-promoting nuclease/putative transposase, giving the protein MKIETSWHKKGREEGRQEGIQEGRQEGLREVKKEVARKMLQEGFAVEQIMKITDLSEEEVAKLKGE
- a CDS encoding SDR family oxidoreductase encodes the protein MNILITGATGFVGTRLTKELLEKGHSVYALVRTERKEKALYSKIPEHLQDSLHTLRGDISTSMLGIPAQQLQQLTWKIDTVYHAAAYLSFDESEREKTFQINVGGTKNVLEFASQINVKNFFHVSTAYTLGKQLYGKEELHSVENEFVNTYEESKCHAEHLLFEYSDRFNISIFRPAIIIGDSKTGEAESNFALYGVLRSFSLLKKRMKRNKELFQKKIKFMCNQHTHSNFVPVDYVTKVLAAGVMHAEHGKIYHITNSNPPSHKLVFELTKEALNLQNVEIVPVNYQGVLSKMDKFLNQAAQVFHPYMEKSVKFEDTNTKALLHEASEQPLEMDTAMLRNIIFAFNKPINA
- a CDS encoding S-layer homology domain-containing protein produces the protein MKRKYLIWGSLAAGLFLYSGGDIAVASEGESNYSEEKRESGIVAGELGGNADITINEDGTVKVSYTAKNQTPYELDFTFHNGLKVDYILSNSEGEVISQYSNEVMTTQAIETITLKQAEEINREFLLKDLKPGSYSIKLFLNVPEQNGMVTKTFSIEQQQSFKDITADFWAYDEIDYLANREIIAGYPDGSFKPNLEITNAQAIIMLTRVLNHSDKAKEIVIQESLTNNPDEPLTRKVMAEILADGFQLEEGKGYSFSDVSPSNAAVAKLAANGITTGFPDGTFKPDAAVTRAQFAVFTARAMNEHFRNE
- a CDS encoding alpha/beta hydrolase — protein: MSVYYEIHQSHPSHEWICFFHGLGGSHRMFSKQIESFRDQYNLLLFDLPGHGASEGQAEYSPVTLASTVLTLMNKLNIKKAHLLGVSLGTMVIQEICYAAPERVLSVINGGTAVSLRRWGKILSKLVFAPFSKVVIPYLWNYKTLAYLLMPKNNHKRSRHFFIQEAKKMNKEDYFKWCDFLLQFVVRYKKMYKEFQFHIPQLHIMGSEDHMFLKGVRRYFHEKDIRIIEKCGHVCNIEKHKEFNRHVLEFLKEQHEKKSKLLTKVN
- a CDS encoding nucleoside triphosphate pyrophosphohydrolase, translating into MPKHNKLVRDKILEIIEAAGKEAKWSILSDEEYIIELKMKLHEEVAEFEQEEDTEKAVEELADILEVVFALSNAYGADDKRLLDMMKIKAAARGGFEKKVFLEEVEDE
- a CDS encoding DEAD/DEAH box helicase is translated as MGHIVTLKEVLHRAEECILQEILGSQTIRILTTLDSKYRRSTEMKSLIFKLYKDEEILLNKNLRNIVIDLLKVNEVQLLGNILGIKFECSNDLYKKLKITNFKRGSSNEEVLFNFFNMYPPKQQQDSNEKEEENKNLIANGHYSLFTHQRLATLKVKKLLSERPYRALLHMPTGAGKTRTAMNIICDYLRNNEKFLIVWLAATEELCQQAAEEFEKAWSYLGDRELKIHKFWGSRELNIEDIDEGIIIAGLPKIVSVTTRKNGVQFITKLANKCSLIVIDEAHQAIARTYKLVLDLLFYGSKRGKLLGLSATPGRTWDDIEADEQLSKFFAKRKVKLEVEGYKSPVDYLVEQGYLAKANFVSLINEKSSMSEKDAEQIQHSKEITLEVLKKLGKNEKRNLKIVQKTEELTKEHNRIILFAPSVECSNMLSKILSARGYHSYSLTGETSNSIRVNIINDFKNDEPKPKILCNYGVLTTGFDAPKTSAAIIGRPTLSLVLYSQMVGRAIRGIKAGGNETATIVTIIDPELPGFGDISDSFNNWEDVWG